In Arcobacter sp. F155, the genomic window AAAGAGATTCAAATAGAGATTGGTTTTGGTAGTGGAAGACATCTTTTACACCAAGCAAAAGAGAACCCAGATGTTCAGTTTATAGGCTTAGAGATTCATACTCCTTCTATTGAGCAACTTTTAAAACAAGTAAAAATCCAAGAGTTAGATAATATCTTAGTTGTAAACTACGATGCTAGACTTTTTATGGAGTTTATTAAATCAAACAAAGTTGGAAGAATCTTTGTTCACTTCCCTGTTCCTTGGGATAAAAAACCTCACAGAAGAGTTTATTCAACTGATTTTATCAATGAAGCATTAAGAGTATTAAAAGTAAATGGTACTTTAGAGTTAAGAACAGATAGTAGAAAATATTTTGACTACTGTACAGAGTTACTTACAAACCTTCCAAAGGGTAAAATTACAATAGATATAAATAAAGACCTTCCTGTTTCAAGTAAATATGAAGATAGATGGAAAAAACAAGGTAAACATATCTATGATGTAGTTTTATTATGTGAGCAAGAAGATGAAGAGATAAACCATGACTTTGATTTCAACTTCAATGATGAAATTAACTTTGAAGAAACAATTAAAAATATCCCTTCTAAAACTTTAGTTGAAAAAGACTATTTCGTACATGTAGAAGATGTTTTTGTTATAGAAAATGAGACTAATTCTGGACTTCTTCAAGTTACCTTTGGTAATTTTGATAGACCATTAAGTAAATATATTATTGTAAAAGATGGTAAAGCTTCATATTTCCAAGACTTACCTCTTCCTACAAGCTCAAATATAAAAGCACACAATAAAATAAAAGAGATATTAAAATAATGATACAAGCCAAAAATATATATCTTTCTTATGATGAAAACAAATATGTTATCAAAAAAGGTAACTTCTCTATAAAAGAGAAAGAGTTTATATTTATTGGTGGAACTAGTGGTAGTGGAAAATCTACTTTACTAAAATCATTTTATGGTGAAATTCCTTTAAAACATGGAGAACTAAAAATCGCAGGTCAAAATGTTTTTGGAATAAAAGGAAAATCCCTAAGAAGTCTTAGAAAAGATATTGGAATTATCTTTCAAGACTATAAACTAATTGAAGAGTGGACTATTGAAGAGAATATTATGATTCCTCTTAAAATTAATGGTTACTCAAATGATATTTCGAGGGAACAAGCAACAAAACTTTTAAATCATGTAAAGCTATCACATAGAGCTGGGTATTATCCAAATGAGCTAAGTGGTGGTGAACAACAAAGAGTTGCAGTGGCACGTGCACTTGCACACAATCCTAAAATAATCATCGCAGATGAGCCAACAGGTAACCTTGATGATTACTCAGCTGAAGTTGTATGGAACCTTTTAAAAGGTGCAAATGAACAACTAGGTATTACAGTTGTTGTTGTAACACACAGAGTTCCAAAGAACTTTGGTATTAGATTTAGGCAGTTATCTATTGAAGATGGGATAATTTATGAAGTTTCTTAAAAATACATTTGCTTTTGTTATTCCATTAACAGCAATGTTAATATCTTTTATTATCTATCTATTCTCTTCTAATATTTTAGAGAACTATAAAATAAAAATAGCAAATGATTACTCTATTGTAGTTATTACAAATACGCCTTTAATAAAAGAAGAGATTACAGAACTTGCTGGTATCAATGTTGAGAAGATAATTACTTTAGAAAAAAAGTCTATTATTGATAATATTAAATCAGACCTATCAAGCTCTTCTATTAATTTATTAAAAAAGAAATTGCCACATTTTTATAAAATAAATCTAGAGGCATTTCCTACAACTAGCCAACTACAAACTATAAAAGATAAACTATATGCAAATAAAAATGTTAGAAAAGTAGAAATTTTTTCTAAAAATCATAATAGTGTTTATCTATTGATGCTTTTACTTAGTCAAATATCTTTTATACTTTTTAGTATCATTACAATATTTGCAATAATTATGATTTCTAAACAAATTAGAATATGGTTCTATGAACACCATGAAAAAATCACTATTTTAAAACTACACGGGGCATCTATTTTATATAGTTCCTCAACTATTTTAAAATATGCGATTATAAGTTCATTTATTTCATTCTTTATTGTATCTGCAATGTTTATTTACTTAGTAGATAATATTGGTGTATTATTGCCTAATGACTTAGAGAATATTGTACAAGTAACTCTATCTTTAAATGAGTCACTTTCTAAGATTTTTCTTTTATCATTTGGTATTTCAATACTAACAATTATTGGTGTATTATTAAAGTATAAAATAAAATATGATTAAAAGATTAGCTTTACTATTTTTAGTATCAATCACTTTATTTGGAGCCTCTACTAAAAGTATTGATAAAAAAATTCAAAACAATAAACTAATTCTACAAAAAAATAAAAAAGCCCAAGAACAAAAAGATTTACAAATCAAAATTCTTGCAAAACAAATCAATAATCAAAATAGTGAACTAAGAAGATTAGAAAAAGCAATTACTATTATTAATGCTGATATTAAAAAACATCAAGGTCAATTAGTTGATGCAAAAAAAGCACTTAAGAGTCTACAAAAAGATTCAAGTGATTTAATAAAAGAAAAAAAAGATAGTGAAGAAAAGATTGTTGATACAATTATAAATGAGTTTTCTTCTTCTATTGCATTAAAACTTGCAGGAGAAAGAAGTCTTCAAGAACTTATTGATTCAGAAGTTTATACCCTACTTTCTCAAAGCTCTAAAGATGAGATTATCAAAATAAACAATAGCTATGAACTATTAACTCAAAATAGAAAAGAGAATAAAAGAAAAATCAACCAAATTAGTACTTATATTAAAGATAGAATTAAAAAGAAAAAAGAGTTAAATATTCTAAAAAAGACTCACTCTAAATCTTTAATATCACTAGAAAGAAAACACAAAGAGTATCAAGTAGAGTTAAAGAAAACTGTACAAAAGCAAGACTCATTAAAACAACTTCTTGGGAAACTAAATATTCTTAAAAAAGAAGAGATAGAAAAGCAAAGAAGAGCAGCAATTGCAAAAGCCAAAAGACTTGCAGCACAAAAGAAAAGAAGAAAAGCACAGAAAAAATCAACTAAGTATGAAGTTAGTGATGAAGATAGAAATAACAGCTATGCAAAAAATCTTGATATAGATGTTAGAATGATTGGTTCTTCAACTTCTGGAATTAAGATTTCAAGATATAGAGGAAGAAAAACTATTGCTCCTCTTGATTCATTTCAAGTTGTTAAAAAGTTTGGAAAATATTATGACCCAGTTTATAAAATCAAACTATTTAATGAGTCAATTGTATTAAAAACAAAAAAACCCCAAGCAAAAGTAAAATCAATTTTTAATGGAAAAATTGTTTATGCAAAAAAAGATGCAGGTATGCTTGAAAATGTTGTTATTGTACAACATAGAAATGGATTACACACAATATATTCTCACTTAGACCAAATCTCACCTTCTTTAAAGGTAGGAAGATGGATAAAAAAAGGTTAT contains:
- the trmB gene encoding tRNA (guanosine(46)-N7)-methyltransferase TrmB, giving the protein MPHIVFNKSNKELKVPSTIDGTNFNFIAKSYNFTDKPRKTEYKISTTRDNKEFLLTLRQKDDNLLLKPDKVTRVSPVQLIKDSLNSYAKITESEILFANTQNVNQKIEPTQEYLKDINYFLNDFDTDKEIQIEIGFGSGRHLLHQAKENPDVQFIGLEIHTPSIEQLLKQVKIQELDNILVVNYDARLFMEFIKSNKVGRIFVHFPVPWDKKPHRRVYSTDFINEALRVLKVNGTLELRTDSRKYFDYCTELLTNLPKGKITIDINKDLPVSSKYEDRWKKQGKHIYDVVLLCEQEDEEINHDFDFNFNDEINFEETIKNIPSKTLVEKDYFVHVEDVFVIENETNSGLLQVTFGNFDRPLSKYIIVKDGKASYFQDLPLPTSSNIKAHNKIKEILK
- a CDS encoding cell division ATP-binding protein FtsE, which gives rise to MIQAKNIYLSYDENKYVIKKGNFSIKEKEFIFIGGTSGSGKSTLLKSFYGEIPLKHGELKIAGQNVFGIKGKSLRSLRKDIGIIFQDYKLIEEWTIEENIMIPLKINGYSNDISREQATKLLNHVKLSHRAGYYPNELSGGEQQRVAVARALAHNPKIIIADEPTGNLDDYSAEVVWNLLKGANEQLGITVVVVTHRVPKNFGIRFRQLSIEDGIIYEVS
- a CDS encoding cell division protein FtsX is translated as MKFLKNTFAFVIPLTAMLISFIIYLFSSNILENYKIKIANDYSIVVITNTPLIKEEITELAGINVEKIITLEKKSIIDNIKSDLSSSSINLLKKKLPHFYKINLEAFPTTSQLQTIKDKLYANKNVRKVEIFSKNHNSVYLLMLLLSQISFILFSIITIFAIIMISKQIRIWFYEHHEKITILKLHGASILYSSSTILKYAIISSFISFFIVSAMFIYLVDNIGVLLPNDLENIVQVTLSLNESLSKIFLLSFGISILTIIGVLLKYKIKYD
- a CDS encoding murein hydrolase activator EnvC, which produces MIKRLALLFLVSITLFGASTKSIDKKIQNNKLILQKNKKAQEQKDLQIKILAKQINNQNSELRRLEKAITIINADIKKHQGQLVDAKKALKSLQKDSSDLIKEKKDSEEKIVDTIINEFSSSIALKLAGERSLQELIDSEVYTLLSQSSKDEIIKINNSYELLTQNRKENKRKINQISTYIKDRIKKKKELNILKKTHSKSLISLERKHKEYQVELKKTVQKQDSLKQLLGKLNILKKEEIEKQRRAAIAKAKRLAAQKKRRKAQKKSTKYEVSDEDRNNSYAKNLDIDVRMIGSSTSGIKISRYRGRKTIAPLDSFQVVKKFGKYYDPVYKIKLFNESIVLKTKKPQAKVKSIFNGKIVYAKKDAGMLENVVIVQHRNGLHTIYSHLDQISPSLKVGRWIKKGYVVGRVNNTLTFQATKNEMHINPKDLFKI